A genome region from Coffea arabica cultivar ET-39 chromosome 7e, Coffea Arabica ET-39 HiFi, whole genome shotgun sequence includes the following:
- the LOC113702051 gene encoding cysteine-rich receptor-like protein kinase 2, translating to MGTTFWNLGVLIIVIVASILMKPVISDPQINLLNRGCSQYNATNFRDFHNNRNATFNDLRNQLSLQNKHFATAQQSRSPDPVYAMVQCRNYLSTADCVSCFDAAVAKAVKCKDANGGRVVYDGCFLRYESNTFYDQSTLPGNVEICSTQTGSRENEFGAQAQALLKDLQLATPRITGYFAASKREVSPGGSTVYGVAQCAETISQSGCEDCLTVAFNNIQGCLPNADGRAVDVACFLRYSETSFFPDNQTIDITPFLRGRGLSKKKVIIIGVAAAGGGLLIIIALALILWCRLHRKPEAPQKGNIFGATELQGPVTYDFKVLKTATRDFSKECKLGGGGFGEVFKGTLNNGNIVAVKKLKATASRPKEEVESEIRVIGNVHHRNLIRLLGCSTKGAELLLVYEYMANGSLDKFLYGDKRGYLNWKQRSDIVFGTARCLAYLHEQYHFSLIHRDVKSSNILLDNYFQPKISDFGLAALMPEDRSHLSSFSGNLGYIAPEYAIHGHLSEKVDVYSFGVVVLETISGRSSNYKTVEPGRDNLLEQAWKQYENDMHLAFVDETLDPNDCKTDDVKKLLEIALLCTQSQPSRRPTMSEVVVMLSSDRSWAQQRPLRTTVI from the exons ATGGGGACAACCTTTTGGAACTTGGGAGTGCTGATCATTGTCATTGTTGCATCAATCCTAATGAAACCAGTAATTTCAGACCCACAAATCAATTTGCTAAACAGAGGATGCAGTCAGTACAATGCAACAAATTTTAGGGACTTCCACAACAATCGAAATGCCACCTTTAATGATCTCAGGAACCAGTTATCCCTGCAAAACAAGCACTTTGCTACGGCACAGCAGTCCAGGTCACCTGACCCCGTTTATGCCATGGTTCAGTGCAGAAACTACCTCTCCACAGCTGATTGTGTTTCCTGTTTTGATGCTGCAGTGGCCAAGGCTGTGAAATGCAAAGATGCAAATGGCGGTCGTGTTGTGTATGATGGCTGCTTCCTCAG GTACGAGAGCAACACCTTCTATGATCAGAGTACACTTCCAGGAAATGTGGAGATATGCAGCACTCAGACTGGATCTCGAGAAAATGAATTTGGAGCACAGGCACAAGCCCTGTTGAAGGATCTTCAACTTGCAACGCCTAGGATTACTGGTTACTTTGCAGCATCTAAGAGGGAAGTGAGTCCAGGTGGTAGCACAGTTTATGGGGTGGCACAATGTGCTGAAACAATCAGCCAAAGTGGTTGTGAAGATTGCTTGACTGTGGCCTTTAACAATATACAGGGCTGTTTACCCAATGCAGATGGAAGGGCTGTTGATGTCGCCTGCTTTCTTAGGTATTCAGAGACTTCATTTTTCCCTGATAACCAGACAATCGATATCACGCCCTTTCTACGAGGAC GAGGTTTAAGCAAGAAGAAAGTTATTATCATTGGAGTGGCTGCCGCAGGTGGTGGCcttcttattattattgcacTTGCTTTGATTCTATGGTGTCGGTTGCACAGAAAGCCAGAGGCACCTCAAAAAG GTAACATATTCGGTGCAACTGAACTGCAGGGTCCTGTAACTTATGATTTTAAAGTTCTGAAAACTGCAACAAGAGATTTTAGCAAGGAATGCAAGCTTGGAGGAGGAGGTTTTGGAGAGGTTTTCAAG GGTACTCTGAATAATGGAAATATAGTTGCTGTCAAGAAGCTAAAAGCAACTGCTAGTAGACCAAAGGAAGAGGTTGAAAGTGAAATCAGAGTTATTGGTAATGTCCATCACCGAAATCTCATTCGCTTACTTGGATGCTCTACCAAAGGAGCAGAGCTACTCCTTGTGTACGAATACATGGCAAATGGAAGCCTGGATAAATTCTTATATG GTGATAAAAGAGGGTATCTTAATTGGAAGCAACGGTCCGACATTGTATTTGGAACAGCTAGGTGTCTTGCCTATCTGCATGAACAATACCATTTTTCTCTCATTCATCGAGATGTTAAGTCCAGCAACATTCTACTGGATAATTATTTTCAgccaaaaatttctgattttggaTTGGCAGCACTTATGCCCGAAGATCGGAGCCATCTGAGTAGTTTTTCTGGTAACTT GGGCTACATAGCACCAGAATATGCAATTCATGGACATCTTTCTGAGAAAGTTGATGTTTACAGCTTTGGTGTTGTCGTTCTTGAAACAATCAGTGGCAGAAGTAGCAACTACAAAACAGTTGAGCCAGGCCGTGACAATCTTCTTGAACAG GCATGGAAGCAGTATGAGAATGACATGCATTTGGCATTCGTGGATGAGACTTTGGACCCTAACGATTGCAAGACAGACGATGTAAAGAAACTCCTGGAAATTGCTTTGCTATGCACTCAATCACAACCTTCTCGAAGGCCCACCATGTCTGAGGTAGTTGTCATGCTTTCAAGCGATCGTTCATGGGCGCAGCAACGCCCCTTAAGGACTACAGTTATCTGA
- the LOC113702086 gene encoding uncharacterized protein, whose translation MALEAGMFTVNQTIGSVLCCKCGILMQPNPANMCTKCLRSEVDITEGLQKHVVIVHCPECDSYLQPPRTWIKAQLESKELLTFCVKRLKNLNKVRLVHAEFIWTEPHSKRIKVKLTVQKEVLNRAILEQSYVVEYVVHEQMCESCTRVQANPDQWVAAVQLRQHVSHRRTFFYLEQLILKHDAAARCIRIKQMDQGIDFFFSNRSHAVKFVEFLGKVAPVRYRNDKQLVSHDPKSNNYNYKYTFSVEICPICREDLICLPPKVAVSLGNLGPLVICTKISNSIALMDPFTLRHCFLDADQYWRASFKSLLSSRQLVEYIVLDVEPVSSEVVVGGSRYVLADAQVARVSDFGKNDTIFSVRTHLGHLLSPGDNALGYDLYAANSNDIELDKYKGLVLPEVVLIKKSYEEKRQKKRGKPRAWKLKSLDMEVDNTAKGRDHEEKVNSEYEQFLRDLEENPELRFNVSLYRNKEYQPSEMASVTDGEEVPSVPLEELLADLELSDVEVDDDGMME comes from the coding sequence ATGGCGCTAGAAGCCGGTATGTTTACTGTAAATCAAACTATTGGTAGCGTTTTGTGCTGCAAATGTGGAATCTTGATGCAGCCCAATCCAGCTAATATGTGTACGAAATGCTTGCGCTCTGAGGTGGATATCACTGAAGGTCTACAGAAGCATGTGGTTATTGTTCATTGCCCCGAATGTGATAGCTACCTGCAGCCTCCTAGAACTTGGATCAAGGCTCAGTTGGAATCAAAAGAGCTGCTTACGTTTTGTGTAAAGAGGTTGAAGAATCTGAACAAGGTCCGGTTAGTACATGCTGAGTTCATCTGGACCGAGCCTCATTCCAAAAGGATCAAAGTTAAGCTGACGGTTCAGAAAGAGGTTCTAAACCGAGCGATACTTGAGCAGTCTTACGTTGTGGAGTATGTTGTACATGAACAAATGTGTGAATCTTGTACGAGGGTTCAGGCCAACCCTGATCAGTGGGTGGCTGCAGTGCAGCTACGCCAGCATGTTTCTCACAGAAGGACTTTTTTCTACCTGGAGCAGCTAATTCTTAAGCATGATGCTGCTGCACGTTGCATAAGAATTAAGCAGATGGATCAGGGGATagatttcttcttttccaacCGGAGTCATGCTGTGAAGTTTGTGGAATTTTTGGGTAAAGTTGCACCAGTTAGGTATCGTAATGATAAACAACTGGTTTCCCATGATCCCAAAAGCAATAATTACAATTACAAGTATACCTTCTCTGTTGAAATATGCCCGATTTGCCGTGAAGATCTGATCTGTCTCCCTCCAAAGGTTGCTGTTAGTTTGGGTAATCTTGGTCCACTCGTCATTTGCACTAAAATTAGTAACAGCATTGCTTTAATGGACCCCTTCACTCTGAGGCACTGTTTCTTGGACGCTGATCAGTATTGGAGGGCATCTTTCAAGTCTCTGCTTTCCAGCAGGCAGCTTGTAGAGTATATAGTATTAGATGTGGAGCCTGTTTCTTCTGAAGTTGTGGTTGGTGGCTCAAGGTATGTTTTAGCTGATGCACAAGTAGCTCGAGTATCAGATTTTGGGAAAAATGACACAATTTTCTCAGTGAGAACTCATCTAGGCCACCTTTTGAGCCCTGGGGACAATGCTCTTGGCTATGACTTGTATGCGGCCAATAGCAATGATATTGAACTAGACAAATACAAAGGCCTTGTCCTCCCTGAAGTTGTATTGATTAAAAAGAGCTATGAGGAGAAGCGCCAGAAGAAGCGTGGGAAGCCTCGTGCATGGAAACTTAAATCTCTTGATATGGAAGTTGATAACACAGCTAAAGGCAGAGATCATGAAGAGAAGGTGAACTCAGAGTATGAGCAGTTCCTGAGGGACCTGGAGGAAAACCCTGAGTTGAGGTTTAACGTATCATTGTACCGGAATAAGGAATACCAGCCATCAGAAATGGCATCAGTGACTGATGGGGAGGAAGTCCCATCTGTTCCATTAGAAGAGTTGCTTGCTGATCTTGAATTAAGTGACGTGGAAGTTGATGATGATGGCATGATGGAGTGA